Genomic segment of Triticum aestivum cultivar Chinese Spring chromosome 6A, IWGSC CS RefSeq v2.1, whole genome shotgun sequence:
CTCACCTATtcaccctctcctctcctcctattCTAAATCTTTGATCCTTAATTTACCAAAAAATAAACAACCTGTGTAACACCATAACATCATCAGGCTTGGAGGGAAGGGCCACCATATTTGGTTAAGTTTGAGTGTCCTCCTTTTTCTGAAGTGAGTTTCACTACTACTACGATTCTAGATAGCGGGAAAACTAAATGTAGTATAGAGTTTGCGATACAATTAACTTCTCAATACACAAGGCATATATCTCCCGGGTGATCTTACGGAAAGGTGTCGCTAAGCCACCAGTCCCAAAAATAGACGAGGTTACTGAACATAAACCCAAGTTCCTACCATGAAAGTAGGTAGGTTTGAACTGCAAAAGAGTTTTCACTCCGAGAATCAAATGCTCTCTTACTCACGTTAGCAACACAAGGGAGGCATATTGTATGCACTAGACCCTTGGAGATATACCAAGTGCACTAGACCACCCAATTTTTTTTAATTACGAATAGGCAGTTCATCTTTCGATAAAAGAAAAGGCAGTCAATCTGCTCCTTGAAAAAAACTGCTCCCTCATATGGATTTTTTTAGTAGAAATGTACATAAATCTTCTTCTACTACAAAAAAAATGTACAGACTCATTTTATTCACATATATAGGACGCAACAGAGATACATCCATCATCGATACAAAAAAAAAGTCCCTAAAAAAAAGAGATACATCCATCAGCATTAACCACATGTCCACATTCTAAAATGGCTTGTATACATCCTATGGCAGCCGTGCATGTTTTTCAACTTTACATTCACCCTTAATGTAAAAGAAAATACCAGATGTACATATCCACTTGCTTGGAGCCTTGGAGTAAAATAGACAGATTAATCTAATTTACAACGCTGTGTGTGTACACTCCCTCTCCCCTCTCTTTCTACATTGTATAGGAGCAGACATTTTACACAACTAACTCCTAGGGCAGAGAACTCAGATCGTAAGCAACGTATACCTATGTACATTACACATGTTGCCGACACACAGGGCATGAACCGTGGCTAGTGAGCCATTTGTCCACGCAGAGCTGATGAAAAGCATGGGAGCAATTGGGCAACCTTCTCGCCGTCTCACCACCTACCATATCCTACAAGATCAAGAATCATACTATTAACATCAGGAATCACACTATTAAGATCAGGGGTCACACTATTCAGTTGGAAAAGGAAAGATAATGATGGAAAACGACATAAAGCAAATACCAACCGCATTGCATTTAGTAGCAGGCAAAAATTGGTATGAAATCCGATAATGGCAATTGCTTTCATAAAAATCTAACCAAGACATAAGCGTGGTGGTTGTTGCACCTCTCTGCATTCATTGCCCAATCATGGTATTGCAGTTCAATGTCACAGTGAAGAAAACGGTTTGGTCCTAGGTGAGTTTTTAGAGTCATTTTGTTACAGAAGACTCTCTGAACCTTAGTCTTTAGCACAAAGTTTCGTCCTAGATTTAGTACCAGATAAATCATCACTGACAACCAGCTGGAAAATAGTAGCAACCACCTAGTGGTATGGTAGGTACTCTGCTATGGATCTCTAGCACACTGATCAAGTTACAACCACCTAGTGGTAAAGtactaagtactccctctgtaaactaatataagagcgtttagcatactactttagtattctaaacgctcttatattagtttacggagggagtactaagtatCTAACAACCATTTATGACCTAATGGTACATAGCTTAATTTTCACCCCCTTTTATGAAATTATGGGAGCCACATTAACTTCAACATAATCTTGTTTTCCAACTCCTTGTTTTTTAGGTTCTTCTGTAAAAATGATGAACGGTTTGTTCCCCGTTTCCGTTGTTAATGAAATCGACAGTGCGCCTGTCTTTTCCTTAGGAAAAATATACAGTATTTGCCTTGAACAAAATGAAGGGCAAACTATGCAAGAGAGGTTCTCATGATAATTGTACCTGTAGACAGATGGCACAAGACAGGTCTTCACCCGATTTGCCCTGAGCCTGAGCCTGATCAGCCACCACGTAGTGCGGTAATTTCTCCAGTGCCTCCCGCGAAAGCCCTCTCGACGAAATGTCCCCGAAGATGTCGTACACATCATCGTGCCCGAAATCCGGTATGCTGAGCTGTTTGATGAAGAAAAAACCAATCCAAAATTCAGTACAGACGCAGCAACAACGCACGACGGGACCGCCATTGATTGTCTGAATCCAACACCGCCCTTTTTGCAGTGCTGGCCATTCAATCTGATTTAATTCCTTCACCAAATGCACCACACTTGACAAGCAACACTCGTGTATACATCGCCGTCGGTTTGGTGCCATTTCTCTCTCGGTTTCGTGGCGAACGTTGTCGTGGACGATGAGGTAGATAATACTGAAACTGACCTGCCAACGGTACGCCATGTGTGCCGAGGACCCGAGCTGCTGTTGCACAAACCGGGCATGGAGGAGCTGCTCTATGAAATCTGCCTGAAGAAATGAATTCATGAACTTTCTTAGAGGCGTGTGGATCTTAGCGAATAATGATACCGTAGTGTAGTTAGGGAAAGATGTGGTTGAGCTTGGGTGTAGGTACACCCACACCCACACTAATTTTGAACATCACTTTATATGGAACTAAAATAATGAGTAACATTATACAGTATATCAGAAAAATAATCAGAGGAAAACCCGACAGTATGTGGCGCATCCAAAAAGAAcaagtggtactccctccgtccatctatatagggcctaatgtgtttttaagaccgcctttgactattgacaagattaatagtacatgacatgcacaatgtaaaaattatatcattgaaagctcctttcacacacgaatttaacgatgtgctttgtgtaagttgcatgtcatatattattatttTAATTTAATATTTGATCAaaattagcctcgaaaaacgcattagaccctatatagatggaagggggGAGTAGCAAATATGTATAAATATAAAACACATAGGATTTGCCTTTTCTACCAAATGGCACAACATATCAACATAAAATTTTACACAAATCAATATAACTTTAGCTTTTTTAGAATAAAAATCACAGCAA
This window contains:
- the LOC123128387 gene encoding NEP1-interacting protein-like 2, translating into MEVAAAGEPAPAGEWLEERGVDAVYLPRLIAGVISGALTGLFALAGALTGAVTGALAGRASDSGVLRGAGLGAIAGAVLSIEVLEASRAYWCSDRLGTCSMADFIEQLLHARFVQQQLGSSAHMAYRWQLSIPDFGHDDVYDIFGDISSRGLSREALEKLPHYVVADQAQAQGKSGEDLSCAICLQDMVGGETARRLPNCSHAFHQLCVDKWLTSHGSCPVCRQHV